The Vibrio echinoideorum genome includes a region encoding these proteins:
- the gltS gene encoding sodium/glutamate symporter: MTETLVSPLLSFTIAISLLFIGKGLIERSEVLRKYSLPEPVIGGFVCAATVAALYYLFEIQITFSLDVRDFLLLYFFAGIGLQADIKTLIKGGRPLFILLFLAAVFIVLQNVVGMAVASGFGMDPKAGLLSGSVSLIGGVGTTLAWAPMFVEEFGISNALELGVASNTVGLIAACVIGGPIANYLLNKHKISPSNEEDVTVGAYQESETRTELSHYGVLWAWLLLNLTLMLGYSISEIIDSMGLKLPLFVSCLIAGIFIGNIGRALFTKRRTQEKIAQGRKGLAMISDICLGMFLTMALMGLRIWDLDGLFGYISVIMSIQILLSLLFTMFVVYYMMGRNYDSVVICSGFGGITLGSTATAIVNMTAVTHRYGASPQAFIVVPLVCGFFVDLINALVISFFVGM, encoded by the coding sequence ATGACGGAAACCCTCGTTTCTCCATTGCTCTCCTTTACTATCGCGATCTCATTACTGTTTATTGGTAAAGGTTTGATTGAGCGATCTGAAGTATTAAGGAAGTATTCTCTACCGGAGCCGGTTATTGGTGGCTTTGTTTGTGCTGCTACCGTTGCCGCGCTTTATTACTTATTTGAAATTCAAATCACTTTTAGCCTAGATGTCAGAGATTTTTTACTGCTCTACTTTTTTGCTGGCATCGGACTCCAAGCGGATATTAAAACCCTGATTAAGGGTGGGCGACCGTTGTTCATTCTATTGTTTCTTGCTGCTGTCTTTATCGTGTTGCAAAACGTGGTTGGGATGGCGGTAGCTTCGGGCTTTGGAATGGATCCCAAAGCTGGCTTGTTATCTGGCTCTGTGAGCTTAATCGGCGGTGTAGGCACAACGTTGGCGTGGGCACCAATGTTCGTGGAAGAGTTTGGCATTTCGAACGCGCTAGAGCTCGGTGTGGCGTCAAACACGGTTGGCTTGATTGCAGCGTGTGTGATTGGTGGTCCAATTGCAAATTACTTACTTAATAAACACAAAATCAGCCCGTCTAACGAAGAAGACGTGACGGTTGGTGCGTACCAAGAAAGCGAAACACGCACTGAGTTAAGTCATTACGGTGTGCTGTGGGCATGGTTACTTTTAAACCTCACTCTGATGCTTGGTTACAGCATCAGTGAAATTATCGACTCAATGGGGTTAAAACTTCCATTGTTCGTAAGCTGCTTAATCGCTGGTATTTTTATAGGAAATATTGGCCGTGCATTGTTTACGAAGCGTCGAACACAAGAGAAAATAGCCCAAGGCCGAAAAGGCTTAGCGATGATTTCTGATATTTGTTTGGGGATGTTCCTGACGATGGCGTTGATGGGTCTTCGCATCTGGGATCTTGATGGGTTATTTGGCTATATCTCGGTGATCATGAGTATTCAGATTCTACTGTCCCTGTTATTTACCATGTTCGTGGTCTACTACATGATGGGACGAAACTATGACTCCGTGGTGATATGTTCAGGCTTCGGTGGTATTACATTAGGTTCGACCGCTACAGCGATTGTGAACATGACGGCCGTGACGCATCGTTATGGTGCAAGCCCACAAGCTTTCATTGTGGTTCCATTAGTATGTGGTTTCTTTGTCGATTTAATCAATGCATTGGTGATTAGTTTCTTCGTCGGAATGTAA
- a CDS encoding L-alanine exporter AlaE: MKSRGPFCIRNAAADTFAMVVFCFISGMIVEVFISGMTFEQSLASRTLSIPVNIAIAWPYGVFRDWFLRNGAKLSQSTPMKNLSDLMAYVLFQSPVYAGILLAVGASTDQIVTAVTSNAVISCGMGVLYGYFLDMCRKWFRVPGYYQQA, encoded by the coding sequence ATGAAGTCTCGTGGTCCATTTTGTATTCGTAATGCAGCAGCGGATACATTTGCTATGGTAGTTTTCTGTTTTATCTCAGGGATGATCGTAGAAGTGTTTATTTCAGGTATGACGTTTGAGCAATCTCTTGCTTCTCGAACGTTATCTATTCCGGTAAACATTGCTATCGCTTGGCCTTATGGTGTTTTTCGTGATTGGTTCTTGCGCAATGGTGCAAAGCTTTCACAAAGTACCCCGATGAAAAACCTGTCTGATTTGATGGCTTACGTGTTATTCCAATCACCTGTATACGCCGGTATTTTACTTGCAGTAGGCGCTTCAACTGATCAGATCGTAACAGCCGTGACCAGTAATGCAGTTATCTCATGTGGTATGGGCGTGCTTTACGGTTACTTCTTAGATATGTGCCGTAAATGGTTTAGAGTTCCTGGTTATTATCAGCAAGCGTAA